The proteins below come from a single Chryseobacterium sp. MA9 genomic window:
- a CDS encoding BamA/TamA family outer membrane protein, which yields MSNKFHIYCKYLFVSGLASTVISCSNTRFLKEDQMLYTGAKLKIENDTISKNEKKDLQAALEANLTPKPNSTFLGMRPKLYFYNIAKEPKKDKGFNYWLKYKVGEKPVLLGDVDREFNKDIIVNYSENKGYFNAKASYDTVSKNKKAQVIYTVRPGSRYLIDGVKFQKDSTLVNQEIQGLTKRTFLKNGKPFDLDVIKAERERIDNGLKERGFYYFHPDNIIVQADSTISKNHKVELNVKLKDNTPDLATQQFSINNVIVFPNYNIQDVKDGKYSIPMDKDSLSKYAFDDIYVIDPQHKFKPKIFDRALYFKKGDLYNRSNHNLTLNRLISLGVFKFVKNEFVVSDSLSHKFDAYYLLTPRQTQSLRLEALGRTNSANYAGSELNLNWTHRNFFRGAEQFKAAIYGAFDFQMGGAQDANNIFRAGANAQLSIPRIVAPFRFHSSSEFVPRTNITLGYEFQNRTKYYTLNNFTGSFGYLWKENARKEHELKVIDITLVSPANVTDEYYTKSAGNPAMLRIVDKQLIFGPTYSFTYTNTMLPKTNTFYYKGTLDLAGNITGLATGADVKKDKEKKIFGIPFSQYVKIENDFRFYHKLTEKSSLATRFIGGIAYPYGNSEFIPFSKQFFSGGSNSIRAFRARTLGPGSFDPRTLDEGTYFDQSGDVKLELNAEYRANLYKFLNAAVFVDAGNIWLLHDDTNRPGAKFSKDFLNEIAVGAGVGLRLDFSILILRLDLAMPLRVPYYEKGDRWAFDKINFGDSKWRKDNLVLNIAIGYPF from the coding sequence ATGAGTAATAAGTTCCATATATATTGTAAGTATCTGTTTGTTTCCGGACTGGCATCAACTGTAATTTCGTGCAGTAACACAAGGTTTTTGAAAGAAGACCAAATGCTTTATACCGGAGCCAAACTAAAAATTGAAAACGATACAATTTCAAAAAACGAAAAAAAAGATCTTCAGGCTGCACTGGAAGCGAACCTCACTCCGAAACCTAATTCTACATTTTTAGGTATGCGTCCCAAGCTGTATTTTTATAATATAGCCAAAGAGCCGAAAAAGGATAAAGGGTTTAATTACTGGCTTAAATATAAAGTGGGTGAAAAACCTGTATTATTAGGCGATGTAGACCGCGAGTTCAATAAAGATATTATTGTAAATTATTCTGAAAACAAAGGATATTTCAATGCTAAAGCTTCTTATGATACGGTTTCAAAGAATAAAAAAGCTCAGGTCATTTATACAGTAAGACCGGGTTCCAGATATTTAATTGACGGAGTAAAATTTCAGAAGGATTCTACATTGGTGAACCAGGAAATTCAGGGTTTAACAAAAAGAACATTTCTTAAAAATGGAAAACCATTTGATCTGGATGTCATCAAAGCAGAAAGAGAAAGAATTGATAATGGTTTAAAAGAAAGAGGTTTTTATTATTTCCATCCCGACAACATTATCGTGCAGGCAGACAGTACCATAAGTAAAAATCATAAGGTTGAACTTAACGTAAAACTGAAAGACAATACGCCTGATTTAGCAACTCAGCAATTCAGCATTAATAATGTTATTGTATTTCCCAATTACAACATTCAGGATGTAAAGGATGGTAAGTATAGTATTCCGATGGATAAAGATTCTCTTTCAAAATATGCTTTTGATGATATTTACGTCATTGATCCTCAGCATAAATTCAAACCTAAAATTTTTGACAGAGCTCTATATTTCAAAAAAGGAGATCTTTATAACCGCTCCAATCATAATCTTACGCTGAACCGTTTGATCAGTCTCGGTGTCTTTAAATTTGTGAAAAATGAGTTCGTGGTCTCGGATTCATTAAGTCACAAATTTGATGCTTATTATCTATTAACTCCAAGACAAACCCAGTCACTTCGTCTGGAAGCTTTAGGAAGAACAAATTCTGCCAATTATGCGGGTAGTGAACTGAACCTGAACTGGACTCACCGAAATTTCTTCAGAGGTGCAGAACAGTTTAAAGCAGCCATCTACGGAGCTTTTGATTTCCAAATGGGAGGAGCCCAGGACGCGAATAATATTTTCCGCGCCGGAGCCAATGCACAACTTTCCATTCCGAGAATTGTAGCGCCATTCCGTTTTCATTCTTCCAGCGAATTTGTTCCGAGAACGAATATCACATTAGGATATGAATTCCAAAACAGAACAAAATATTACACGCTTAATAATTTCACCGGATCATTTGGATATCTGTGGAAAGAGAATGCAAGAAAAGAACATGAGCTGAAAGTGATTGATATTACGTTGGTATCACCAGCAAATGTTACAGATGAATATTACACTAAATCTGCCGGAAATCCTGCTATGCTGCGAATCGTAGATAAACAGCTCATTTTTGGCCCTACCTATTCTTTCACATACACCAATACTATGCTGCCAAAGACCAATACCTTTTATTATAAAGGAACACTTGATCTTGCAGGAAATATTACAGGACTTGCTACAGGGGCTGATGTAAAAAAAGATAAGGAAAAGAAAATATTCGGTATTCCTTTCAGCCAGTATGTAAAAATTGAAAACGATTTCAGGTTTTATCATAAGTTGACTGAAAAGTCTTCATTAGCAACGAGATTTATTGGAGGAATTGCCTATCCATACGGAAATTCAGAATTTATACCTTTCTCCAAGCAGTTTTTCTCAGGAGGTAGCAACAGTATCAGGGCATTCCGTGCAAGAACATTGGGGCCGGGAAGTTTTGATCCGAGAACTCTCGATGAAGGTACTTATTTTGACCAGTCCGGAGATGTTAAGCTGGAATTAAATGCAGAATACCGCGCCAATCTTTATAAATTTTTAAATGCTGCCGTTTTTGTAGATGCCGGAAATATCTGGCTGCTTCACGATGACACAAACAGACCGGGCGCTAAATTTTCAAAAGACTTTTTAAATGAAATTGCGGTGGGAGCCGGAGTAGGTCTGAGACTGGATTTTTCTATCCTGATTTTAAGACTGGACCTTGCCATGCCACTGAGAGTTCCTTATTACGAAAAAGGGGACAGATGGGCCTTCGATAAAATTAATTTCGGAGATTCAAAGTGGAGAAAAGATAACCTTGTTTTAAATATTGCCATCGGATATCCTTTTTAA
- a CDS encoding SusD/RagB family nutrient-binding outer membrane lipoprotein, producing the protein MKKIFLIIGLASLSLTFTSCERDITSLNEDPKHPTEVPSGVLFASAEHALLDQLLSANVNRNITRFFTQQWSETTYTDETNYDMVTRPIPRNHYNRMMASASATINSPGVLSALRDARRFLESEGVDPVTKNNNIAMIELVNVYAWANLVDTYGDIPYFGALKATAENPGSAEIPYDDAKTVYLDLIKRIDAAVAMINTSGSGYDKDLIYKGDMTKWKKMGNSLKFRMAVTLADSDPALAKTYAEAAYNAGLFTGKIDNFGLQTFPSGLLSNPVYQDVIQSGRNDFIPSDVLVDFMNTTSDPRRATWFTQVAGAYVGGVYGDQNVFSDYSHFTNAISGENAQGFLLDFSEIQFLRTEAAARGFNVGDTAANLYKDAIIASMAEYGIDTPTANAFIAANPYNAANWKKSVGEQAWIAMFNKGFQAWNFARRLDFPVFVNPGGSVVESVPVRMKYSDQEYLLNAKNVNAAASKIGGDKVSTKLFWDKF; encoded by the coding sequence ATGAAAAAAATATTTTTAATTATAGGTTTAGCTTCATTATCGTTAACTTTTACATCTTGTGAAAGAGACATCACGTCACTAAATGAAGACCCTAAACACCCAACTGAAGTTCCGTCAGGAGTACTTTTTGCCAGTGCTGAACATGCACTTCTTGACCAACTATTGTCTGCCAATGTAAACCGTAACATTACCAGGTTTTTTACACAACAGTGGTCAGAAACTACTTATACTGATGAGACGAACTATGATATGGTGACGAGACCAATTCCAAGGAATCATTATAACCGTATGATGGCATCTGCATCAGCAACCATCAACTCTCCGGGAGTATTATCTGCATTAAGAGATGCCAGAAGATTTCTTGAGAGCGAGGGGGTAGATCCTGTTACTAAAAATAACAATATTGCTATGATTGAATTAGTAAATGTATATGCATGGGCCAATTTAGTTGACACATATGGTGATATTCCTTATTTCGGAGCATTGAAAGCTACCGCTGAAAATCCAGGGAGTGCGGAAATTCCTTATGATGATGCAAAAACAGTGTATCTGGATCTTATCAAAAGAATTGATGCTGCTGTTGCTATGATTAATACTTCTGGTAGTGGATATGATAAGGATTTGATCTACAAAGGAGACATGACTAAATGGAAGAAAATGGGTAATTCATTGAAATTCAGAATGGCTGTAACTTTAGCAGATAGCGACCCCGCATTGGCTAAAACTTATGCTGAAGCAGCATATAATGCCGGCTTGTTCACGGGAAAAATAGATAACTTCGGACTTCAGACATTTCCTTCAGGATTATTATCAAACCCGGTATATCAGGATGTAATTCAATCGGGTAGAAATGACTTTATTCCGTCAGATGTTCTGGTTGATTTTATGAATACTACTTCAGACCCAAGAAGAGCAACGTGGTTTACACAGGTTGCTGGTGCTTATGTGGGCGGAGTATATGGTGATCAGAATGTTTTTAGTGATTACTCTCACTTTACAAATGCTATTTCAGGAGAAAATGCACAAGGTTTCTTATTAGATTTTTCTGAAATTCAATTCCTGAGAACTGAAGCTGCTGCAAGAGGCTTTAATGTTGGAGATACTGCTGCTAATTTATATAAAGATGCTATTATAGCTTCAATGGCTGAATATGGTATTGATACACCGACTGCAAATGCATTTATTGCTGCTAATCCATATAATGCTGCCAATTGGAAAAAATCTGTAGGAGAACAAGCATGGATAGCGATGTTCAATAAAGGATTCCAGGCATGGAATTTTGCAAGAAGACTAGACTTTCCTGTATTTGTAAATCCTGGAGGTTCTGTGGTAGAATCAGTACCGGTAAGAATGAAATATTCTGATCAGGAGTATCTTCTTAACGCTAAAAATGTGAATGCTGCAGCTTCAAAAATTGGAGGTGATAAGGTGTCAACCAAATTATTTTGGGATAAATTTTAA
- a CDS encoding lipocalin family protein: MRFFIGILLLMGIASCSNDDDRAVVNEDVSINGSWKPYKYEFKGKDIVLTDCEKKGIIFINPDFSGSYERYDVSSSGNCNLFDSFGGKWNFDKMYQTLTLTYTEAGVSKTLKKEIDSYSSTELRINDNSKNLDNTPGNDEAVLVFRKE; this comes from the coding sequence ATGAGATTTTTTATAGGAATTCTTCTTTTAATGGGTATTGCATCATGTTCTAATGATGATGACCGTGCAGTTGTAAATGAAGATGTAAGTATTAATGGAAGCTGGAAACCATATAAGTATGAGTTCAAAGGTAAAGATATCGTGCTGACGGATTGCGAAAAGAAAGGAATTATATTTATCAATCCTGATTTTTCAGGATCTTACGAAAGATATGATGTGTCTTCTTCTGGAAACTGTAATCTGTTCGATTCTTTCGGAGGAAAATGGAACTTTGATAAAATGTATCAAACGCTAACTCTTACTTATACAGAAGCAGGAGTTTCCAAAACACTGAAAAAGGAAATAGACTCATATTCCAGTACTGAACTCAGAATTAATGACAACAGCAAAAACTTAGACAATACACCTGGAAATGACGAGGCAGTCTTAGTTTTCAGAAAAGAATAA
- a CDS encoding SusC/RagA family TonB-linked outer membrane protein — protein MKKLTASLLVLVLSSSIAVANAQQKNDTIKTKEIEGVVVTALGIKREKKSLGYASEEVKAAELTGGTTNTGNVASLLSGKVAGLQVNTNNNFGGSANLLIRGYKSLSGGSPLIVIDGSPVNNNTVTGSVFDYGNFLSDINQEDIESVNVLKGAAASALYGERGSDGVILIVTKSGRGNNDGSWGVTLNSGITAGFIDKSTFPTYQKKYGAGYGGQSWNEDPGPGGYNYANFVDDASYGPAFNPNQLVYQWDSFDPSSPNYGKATPWVAAKNGPIKFFETPVTYINTITIEKGNKTSNLSLSYSNMLSNGLMPNSELRKNTISAKFNHDFTDKLHASVFTTLTLQDTRGRNETGYSDNIVSGFRQWWQTNVDVLALRDAYANNGNSNFSWNRSTAADATPQYWNNPYFQRYQNYQSDDRTRIFSYAQLKYDVSKNFGITGKLSYDDLQMVVEERLMNGSLPQAFGASGLNVSSGYARTNVKNTEINFDLFANYKVDITSDLSVSGIAGGNVRRNLVDNIFMSTEGGLSKPGLFAISNSVRTILPPDENYAKWVTSSLYATASFGYKNFLFVDGTYRVDQSSNLPKGNNSYGYPSVTGAVILSEFVKQPWLSFWKLRANYAEVGSSTNNYRLVNTFKARGEGLFDQPFFLANPNLKPQRSKETEFGMEAQFFKNRLGFDIAIYKTRTFDQIINLPVSSATGYRTFLVNAGQIDNKGIEVQLNGTPFKTNNFTWDVNVNWSKNENKVIALNGDSQNYLMASYQGGVSLNARVGESFGALVGSDYVYNANGDRVIDPATGRYLRNNNQVIGNITPDWVGGIRNSFRYKDFSVSFLIDVKKGGDVFSTDMYYGLATGLYAETADYREGGFVHPGVNPNGNVNTTPAINPGSFGNVDGYRRMPNKRFVYDASYVKLREASIGYNLPKSVLANTAIRDAKISIVGRNLWIIHKNLPYADPEAGTGNGLGAKGNSIGVLPTTRDIGIDITLKF, from the coding sequence ATGAAGAAACTAACAGCAAGTCTTCTTGTTTTAGTACTGTCTTCTTCCATAGCTGTTGCTAACGCTCAGCAAAAGAATGATACTATTAAAACAAAAGAAATTGAGGGGGTGGTTGTAACCGCACTCGGGATTAAAAGAGAGAAAAAATCTCTTGGTTATGCTTCTGAAGAAGTAAAAGCTGCAGAATTAACCGGTGGAACTACCAATACCGGTAACGTAGCATCCCTTCTTTCAGGTAAGGTGGCCGGACTACAGGTAAATACAAACAACAACTTTGGCGGATCTGCAAACCTTTTGATCAGAGGGTATAAATCTCTGTCAGGAGGTTCTCCACTTATTGTAATTGATGGTTCACCAGTTAATAATAATACGGTAACCGGATCTGTATTCGATTACGGTAACTTTCTTTCAGACATTAACCAGGAAGATATAGAATCTGTAAACGTATTGAAGGGTGCAGCTGCATCTGCTTTGTATGGTGAAAGAGGAAGTGATGGGGTAATTTTGATTGTAACTAAAAGCGGAAGAGGAAATAACGACGGAAGCTGGGGTGTTACTTTAAACTCAGGAATTACAGCAGGATTTATTGATAAATCTACTTTCCCTACCTATCAGAAAAAGTATGGTGCAGGATATGGTGGTCAGTCATGGAATGAAGACCCAGGTCCTGGAGGTTATAATTATGCCAACTTTGTAGATGATGCATCTTATGGACCTGCATTTAATCCTAATCAATTGGTTTACCAATGGGATTCATTTGATCCATCTTCTCCAAACTATGGAAAAGCTACGCCTTGGGTTGCCGCGAAAAATGGACCCATTAAATTCTTTGAAACACCAGTCACATACATTAATACAATCACCATTGAAAAAGGAAATAAAACTTCAAACCTTTCCTTATCATATTCCAATATGCTTTCCAATGGTTTGATGCCTAATTCAGAGCTGAGAAAAAATACAATTTCAGCAAAATTTAATCACGATTTTACAGATAAATTACATGCCTCTGTTTTCACAACTTTAACTTTACAAGATACGAGAGGACGTAATGAAACTGGCTATTCAGATAATATTGTTTCTGGTTTCAGACAGTGGTGGCAGACCAACGTAGATGTGTTGGCATTAAGAGATGCTTATGCTAACAATGGAAATAGTAATTTTTCCTGGAACAGATCTACAGCAGCAGATGCAACTCCTCAATATTGGAATAACCCGTATTTTCAGAGATATCAGAATTATCAGTCTGATGACAGAACCAGAATATTCAGCTATGCTCAGTTAAAATATGATGTTTCTAAGAACTTTGGAATTACAGGAAAATTATCTTATGATGATTTACAAATGGTTGTAGAAGAGAGATTGATGAATGGATCATTGCCTCAAGCGTTTGGTGCATCCGGGCTTAATGTAAGTTCAGGATATGCAAGAACCAATGTGAAAAATACTGAGATCAACTTTGACTTATTTGCCAACTACAAGGTTGATATTACTTCTGACCTAAGTGTTAGTGGTATTGCAGGGGGGAATGTGAGAAGAAATCTTGTTGACAATATCTTCATGAGTACAGAAGGAGGTTTATCTAAACCTGGACTATTTGCAATATCTAACTCAGTCAGAACAATCCTTCCGCCTGATGAAAATTATGCAAAATGGGTTACTTCCAGTTTATATGCAACGGCATCTTTTGGGTATAAGAACTTCTTATTTGTGGATGGTACTTACCGTGTAGACCAGTCGTCTAACTTACCAAAAGGAAATAATAGCTATGGATATCCTTCGGTTACTGGTGCTGTTATTCTATCTGAATTTGTAAAACAACCATGGTTAAGTTTCTGGAAATTGAGAGCAAACTACGCTGAAGTAGGTTCTTCTACTAACAATTACAGATTGGTAAATACTTTCAAAGCTAGAGGTGAAGGTCTGTTTGATCAACCTTTTTTCCTTGCGAATCCAAACCTGAAACCTCAAAGATCTAAGGAAACAGAATTTGGTATGGAGGCACAATTCTTCAAAAACAGATTAGGTTTTGATATTGCAATTTATAAAACCAGAACATTTGATCAGATTATCAATTTACCGGTTTCTTCCGCAACAGGATATAGAACATTCCTTGTAAATGCAGGACAGATTGATAACAAAGGTATAGAAGTACAGTTAAACGGGACACCATTTAAAACAAATAATTTTACATGGGATGTAAACGTGAACTGGTCTAAAAATGAGAATAAAGTTATTGCATTAAATGGTGATTCTCAGAATTACTTAATGGCAAGTTATCAGGGTGGTGTTTCTCTTAATGCACGTGTAGGAGAGTCTTTTGGAGCTTTGGTAGGATCAGATTATGTATATAATGCGAATGGTGATAGAGTCATTGATCCAGCTACAGGTCGTTATTTAAGAAATAATAATCAGGTTATAGGGAATATCACACCAGACTGGGTAGGTGGTATCAGAAACAGCTTCCGTTATAAAGATTTCTCAGTAAGTTTCCTTATTGATGTGAAAAAAGGAGGTGATGTATTCTCTACCGATATGTATTACGGATTAGCAACTGGTCTTTATGCAGAAACGGCTGATTATAGAGAGGGTGGATTTGTACATCCAGGTGTTAACCCGAATGGAAATGTAAATACGACACCTGCGATTAATCCGGGATCTTTTGGTAACGTAGACGGATATAGAAGAATGCCGAATAAAAGATTCGTTTATGATGCATCTTATGTAAAACTTAGAGAAGCAAGTATAGGGTATAACCTTCCTAAATCTGTTCTGGCCAATACTGCTATTCGTGATGCAAAAATTTCAATTGTAGGGAGAAACCTTTGGATTATCCACAAAAACTTACCTTATGCAGATCCGGAAGCTGGAACAGGAAATGGTTTAGGAGCTAAAGGTAATTCTATCGGAGTACTACCTACTACCCGTGATATTGGGATTGATATAACTTTAAAATTCTAG
- the argS gene encoding arginine--tRNA ligase: MNIKDIIEQKLSEVILNVYQLKDIKLEVQANKTEFEGDFTIVTFPLVKQLKKNPESIGVELGEALTEQTEIFESFNVVKGFLNVKVKNQLFVDNFRSVSKNFSTIEKKNSTVMVEYSSPNTNKPLHLGHIRNNLLGFSVAQILKEAGYDVIKTQIINDRGIHICKSMLAWEKFGNGATPETTNTKGDKFVGNYYVEFDKNYKKEIVELVEQGVGEEQAKKDAPVMKEAQKMLLDWENGDATVRALWEEMNSWVYKGFNETYKRLGVDFDQVQYESNTYILGKDLIQEGLDKGVLYQKEDGSVWCDLTDEGLDQKLLLRSDGTSVYMTQDLGTAVERFKQNSIQKLIYTVGNEQDYHFQVLFKILKKLGYEWADQLFHLSYGMVELPEGKMKSREGTVVDADDLMQEMYETAKSKAQELGKLENLSEEEKEASYETVGLGALKYFMLKVDPKKKMLFNPSESIDFNGNTGPFIQYTYARIQSLLSKAGTLQTETADIELNQSEKELIMQLTNFKTVVAKSAETLSPALVANYVYDLVKVYNSFYQNNPILNQEDENVKQFRLNISDITAKTIKKSLELLGIGTVNRM; the protein is encoded by the coding sequence ATGAATATTAAAGATATTATAGAACAAAAACTTTCAGAAGTCATTTTAAATGTATATCAGTTAAAAGACATTAAACTGGAAGTTCAGGCTAATAAAACGGAATTTGAGGGTGATTTTACCATTGTCACTTTCCCGTTAGTAAAACAGTTGAAAAAAAATCCTGAGAGTATCGGGGTTGAATTAGGTGAGGCTTTGACAGAGCAGACGGAAATTTTCGAAAGCTTTAATGTAGTGAAAGGGTTCCTTAATGTTAAAGTTAAAAACCAATTGTTTGTAGATAACTTTAGATCTGTAAGCAAAAATTTTTCTACTATAGAAAAGAAAAATTCTACGGTAATGGTAGAATATTCTTCCCCAAATACAAATAAACCACTGCATTTAGGGCACATCAGAAATAATTTATTAGGATTTTCTGTAGCACAAATCTTAAAAGAAGCCGGGTATGATGTAATCAAAACTCAGATCATCAATGACAGAGGTATTCATATCTGTAAATCTATGCTGGCCTGGGAGAAGTTCGGAAACGGAGCAACGCCTGAAACTACCAATACTAAAGGAGACAAATTTGTTGGAAACTATTACGTAGAATTCGATAAAAACTATAAAAAAGAAATTGTAGAGCTTGTAGAGCAAGGTGTAGGAGAGGAACAGGCTAAAAAAGATGCCCCGGTGATGAAAGAAGCTCAGAAAATGCTTCTGGATTGGGAAAATGGAGATGCAACTGTAAGAGCACTTTGGGAAGAGATGAATTCATGGGTTTACAAAGGATTCAATGAAACTTATAAAAGACTGGGGGTTGACTTTGATCAGGTTCAATACGAAAGCAATACCTATATTTTAGGAAAAGATCTTATCCAGGAAGGATTAGATAAAGGTGTTCTGTATCAGAAAGAAGACGGTTCTGTTTGGTGTGATCTTACAGATGAAGGACTTGATCAGAAGCTGCTGTTACGTTCAGACGGTACATCGGTTTATATGACACAGGATCTTGGAACAGCAGTTGAACGTTTTAAACAAAATAGTATTCAAAAACTGATTTATACAGTAGGAAACGAACAGGATTACCACTTCCAGGTTTTATTTAAAATTCTTAAAAAACTTGGATATGAGTGGGCTGATCAGTTGTTCCACCTTTCTTACGGGATGGTAGAATTACCAGAAGGTAAGATGAAATCCCGTGAAGGAACCGTAGTAGATGCAGATGATTTGATGCAGGAAATGTATGAAACAGCAAAATCTAAGGCTCAGGAATTAGGAAAACTGGAGAACCTTTCTGAAGAAGAGAAAGAAGCATCTTATGAAACAGTAGGATTGGGTGCACTGAAATATTTTATGCTTAAAGTAGATCCTAAGAAAAAAATGCTTTTCAACCCATCAGAAAGTATAGATTTCAACGGAAATACAGGACCATTTATCCAGTATACCTATGCTCGTATTCAATCATTGCTGTCTAAAGCAGGTACTTTGCAAACGGAAACGGCTGATATCGAATTAAATCAATCTGAAAAAGAATTGATTATGCAGTTGACAAACTTTAAAACTGTAGTTGCCAAATCAGCAGAGACATTAAGCCCAGCTTTAGTGGCCAACTATGTGTATGATCTTGTGAAAGTATACAACTCTTTCTATCAGAATAACCCTATTCTGAATCAGGAAGATGAAAATGTAAAACAATTCCGTTTGAATATTTCAGATATTACAGCGAAGACGATCAAAAAATCGTTAGAACTGCTGGGAATAGGAACAGTAAACAGAATGTAA
- a CDS encoding YihY/virulence factor BrkB family protein: MIKNAQFFWEVLKDTFTEWNNSTASKDSASLAYYAIFSIPGLLIIIIWVLGNFFGEEAIRGQISTQISGIMGPDVAKSIEGMLAGALIDKKNIFMKAVGVGSLVFGSTTLFFQLQHSLNSLWEVEAAPKKALVKFLLDRANSLGMILIMGFLLMITMVLSSLISLFNQIITRYFGFETYMLVEFVNFAVGFGLVMLLFALMFKVLPDVLISWKPVWKGAFLTTVLFTLGKFLLSLYFNQVKPTSAFGAAGTVILIMMWINYSCMLIFFGAVFTKVYTYKKGYKAILSKHARWTPAKLYADSLKQMHGESNDKT, encoded by the coding sequence ATGATCAAAAATGCTCAATTTTTCTGGGAAGTTCTGAAAGATACCTTTACAGAATGGAATAATTCTACTGCATCAAAAGATTCAGCAAGTCTTGCCTATTATGCCATCTTTTCTATCCCTGGATTATTGATTATTATTATATGGGTACTTGGAAATTTCTTTGGTGAAGAAGCTATCCGCGGACAAATAAGCACGCAGATCAGCGGTATTATGGGGCCGGATGTTGCTAAAAGTATTGAAGGTATGCTGGCAGGTGCTCTGATTGACAAAAAAAATATTTTCATGAAAGCAGTGGGGGTCGGATCATTGGTTTTTGGTTCTACGACACTTTTTTTTCAGCTTCAGCATTCTTTAAATTCACTTTGGGAAGTAGAAGCGGCTCCCAAAAAGGCATTGGTTAAATTTCTCTTAGACAGAGCCAATTCTTTGGGAATGATTCTTATTATGGGATTTCTTCTGATGATTACTATGGTTTTATCTTCTCTGATCAGTCTTTTCAATCAGATTATTACACGGTATTTTGGTTTTGAAACCTATATGCTGGTAGAGTTTGTGAATTTTGCTGTAGGATTTGGCCTGGTCATGCTTTTATTCGCTTTAATGTTTAAAGTGCTGCCTGATGTTCTGATCAGCTGGAAGCCCGTATGGAAAGGGGCATTTCTGACAACCGTTTTATTTACCCTCGGAAAGTTTTTATTAAGTCTTTATTTTAATCAGGTAAAGCCTACTTCAGCTTTTGGTGCTGCTGGAACCGTCATTCTGATTATGATGTGGATCAACTATTCCTGCATGCTGATATTTTTTGGTGCCGTATTCACCAAAGTTTATACTTACAAAAAAGGATATAAAGCCATTCTTTCCAAGCATGCAAGATGGACTCCTGCCAAGTTGTATGCAGATAGTTTGAAGCAGATGCATGGCGAAAGTAATGATAAAACATAA